A single region of the Candidatus Bathyarchaeota archaeon genome encodes:
- a CDS encoding zinc ribbon domain-containing protein, whose translation MVYCTKCGTKNKEDAKHCSKCGANLEVSREKRLEKRAEEWGEEFGRRAEEWGEQFGKRVEEECFGLPHGGAIFGLFIGIIIILAGTIFLLQEMGVVVESFDLLWPFFVIIFGILFVGGAIFALTRR comes from the coding sequence TTGGTTTATTGCACTAAATGTGGTACCAAGAACAAGGAAGATGCTAAACACTGCAGTAAGTGCGGGGCCAACCTAGAGGTCTCACGCGAGAAACGCTTGGAAAAACGTGCAGAGGAATGGGGAGAAGAATTTGGGAGACGCGCAGAGGAGTGGGGAGAACAGTTTGGAAAGCGTGTGGAAGAGGAATGTTTTGGACTCCCCCATGGCGGCGCAATCTTTGGGCTATTCATTGGCATAATAATAATACTTGCAGGAACTATTTTTCTCCTACAGGAAATGGGCGTGGTCGTGGAAAGCTTTGACCTCCTTTGGCCATTCTTTGTAATCATCTTTGGAATACTATTCGTCGGTGGCGCTATATTCGCCTTAACCCGCAGATAA
- a CDS encoding carboxymuconolactone decarboxylase family protein, whose amino-acid sequence MNARILSTGNLEIKRFFALDSRVYKKGALDVRTKELLGLVASTVLRCNDCITYHVIRCVQEGVSDVEFLEALNVALIVGGSITIPHIRRAVDVLDRCREKQRKGESVDV is encoded by the coding sequence ATGAATGCACGCATTCTTTCCACTGGTAATCTTGAGATTAAACGGTTTTTCGCGTTGGACAGTCGCGTGTACAAAAAGGGGGCTTTGGATGTTAGAACTAAGGAGCTTCTGGGCTTGGTTGCTTCCACAGTATTGCGCTGCAATGATTGCATCACTTATCATGTCATCCGTTGTGTGCAGGAGGGCGTTTCTGACGTGGAGTTTCTTGAAGCTTTAAATGTTGCATTGATTGTTGGTGGGTCAATTACGATTCCTCATATACGCAGAGCAGTAGATGTACTCGACCGATGTAGAGAGAAGCAGAGAAAAGGCGAGTCCGTTGATGTTTAG
- a CDS encoding GAF domain-containing protein — translation MKKKAESLDFLTEKIREIAKGEFDKNAKLEAICKLLKDNVSHYDWAGFYLVDKTRQKELILGPFEGEPTEHVRIQFGRGICGQAAQLKRTFVVQDVSKETNYLSCSLNVKSEIVMPIFKNGKIVGELDIDSHTLSAFTHEDEVFLRKICKIVSRLL, via the coding sequence ATGAAGAAAAAGGCGGAATCATTAGATTTCCTTACTGAAAAAATAAGGGAGATTGCGAAAGGCGAATTTGATAAGAATGCAAAACTTGAGGCCATCTGTAAATTACTTAAGGACAACGTTTCTCATTATGATTGGGCCGGTTTCTATCTTGTAGACAAAACAAGACAAAAAGAACTTATACTTGGCCCGTTTGAAGGAGAACCCACAGAACACGTGAGAATACAGTTTGGCAGAGGCATATGCGGCCAGGCAGCACAACTCAAAAGAACATTTGTCGTACAGGATGTTTCAAAAGAAACAAACTATCTTTCATGCAGCCTAAACGTAAAATCTGAAATTGTCATGCCGATTTTCAAGAACGGAAAAATTGTCGGTGAACTCGACATAGATTCTCACACTCTCTCAGCATTTACCCACGAAGACGAGGTGTTTCTCAGGAAAATATGTAAAATAGTGTCTAGACTTCTTTGA
- a CDS encoding TIGR00266 family protein, producing MDYQIKYSPAYSLLEVSLEPNEVIVAEAGAMVYMTPQIMVKTRKREKKSLWKSIKGAVLGAESFFVNEYTAEKGPGKVGFVPAPVGDIKQLEVKSGKGLILQKGAYVASTSDVHLDTEWQGFKKGLFGQSLFMLKVSGEGQLFVNAFGAIDHHSLKGGESLIVDNYHLVAFDDTCKYDVKKFGGLKSTILGGEGLITEVKGPGEVYIQTKNVREFTDWLWELLHDRVERTAQRAAEGKGKKGGFSFGKRF from the coding sequence ATGGATTATCAGATTAAGTACAGTCCAGCCTATTCGTTGTTAGAAGTTAGTTTAGAGCCTAATGAGGTTATTGTGGCGGAAGCTGGTGCTATGGTCTATATGACTCCTCAGATCATGGTTAAGACACGGAAGAGGGAGAAGAAGAGCTTATGGAAGAGCATTAAGGGTGCCGTTCTGGGCGCAGAATCCTTCTTCGTCAACGAATACACTGCAGAGAAAGGCCCAGGTAAGGTCGGCTTCGTTCCAGCACCTGTCGGAGACATAAAACAGCTTGAGGTAAAATCTGGGAAGGGTCTCATTCTTCAAAAGGGTGCTTATGTAGCTTCCACAAGCGATGTTCACTTGGACACAGAATGGCAGGGATTCAAGAAAGGCCTCTTTGGACAGAGCCTATTTATGCTTAAGGTTTCTGGAGAGGGCCAACTGTTCGTGAACGCCTTCGGAGCTATCGATCATCACAGTCTCAAGGGCGGCGAATCCTTAATCGTGGATAACTATCACTTGGTAGCCTTCGACGACACCTGCAAATACGATGTCAAGAAGTTCGGCGGATTAAAATCCACAATACTAGGAGGAGAGGGCTTAATTACCGAAGTCAAAGGTCCAGGGGAAGTATACATCCAAACCAAGAATGTACGCGAATTTACTGATTGGCTTTGGGAACTGCTGCACGATAGGGTAGAAAGAACTGCCCAAAGAGCCGCTGAGGGAAAGGGGAAGAAGGGCGGTTTTAGTTTCGGGAAACGTTTCTAA